GTCTGCGAAAGGTCGGGGGACATGGGTGGACGCCCGCCCGCCGATGCTGCGCTGAGGTTTGAGCGGTAAGCGTCCGACCGGGTGGGCGCGGAACGCGCCCGCCGTGGGGCGGGCGGACGCGTGCCTGTCGCTGGCGCGACAGGCCAGTAGGGTCAAATCACCAGTTGCCGCAACGTGCCCCGCTCAACCACGCGGCACGGGAAAAGCCGCGTTTCGGGGTGGCGGTCGGGGCGCTCGATGGTGCCGACCACCAGCTCGATCGACGCGCCGATGATCTCGGCGATGGGCTGGCGGATCGTGGTGAGATCGATGTTCTGCCAGCCCGCCATTTCCATGTCATTGAGCCCGATCACGCCCACATCCTGCGGCACGCGAAGGCCCGACTCCCGGATCGCGCTCAGCGCGCCGATGGAGAGCACGTCGTCGCCGCAGAAATAGGCCTCTGCTGGATCCTCCATCAGCCGCTTGATCATCTCCACGCGGCCTGCGTCAAAGGAATAGGCACTCGCGTAGCTCATGGAGACCTCGACCTCTGGGTGCTCGCGCAACGCGCCGAAGAAGCCGCGCGCCCGGTCTTGTGTGGAGGTCGCGGTTTCCGGGCCGCCCAGGAAGGCCACGCGCTTGTAGCCCCGCGCCATCAGCGTTTCGGCGGCCATGCGCCCGCAGGCGACGTTGTCGATCCCCACCACATGGACGTTGGGGCTGGTGGAAAACCGCCCGAAGGAATGCACCACCGGCACGCCAGCTGTCTTGAAGCCCTCTGCAAAGCTCGGGGGCAGGGTGGAGGAGGCCACGATCACCCCGTCCACCGAGTATTGCCGCAGCATCCGGATCGAGGTTTCGGGATCGGTTTCATTGGAGAGGTTTACGAGCAGGGGGCGCAGGCCGCGCTCTTGCAGGCCACGGGTGAAGCGATCAAAAACCTCAAGAAAAATAGGGTTGTGGAAGTTGTCCGACACAAGCCCGATCAGCTTGGTGCGCCCCGTGGTGAGCGAGGAGGCCAGCGCGTTGGGGCTGTAACCCAACTCGCTGGCGGCTTTCTCGACCTTGGCGCGGGTGCGGGCCGAAACCGAGGCCCCCTCGGTGAAGGTGCGCGAGACGGCGGAGCGGGAAACGCCAGCCTTTTCAGCAACATCCTTGAGTGTGACGGCCATGAAGCCCCGCCTTTCTGCCCGGTTTCTTTCCCTCCCTATAGCGCAAGGGGCGGGCAGGGTCAGGAGAAATTGTGAAATGGGTATTTGCAACCGGTTGCAAAAAATTCGATTCGGGCGTAGGGTTTGACGTGAGGTGAAGCGGGTAGGCACCCGCCACCGGACCGGCCCGTAAAGGGCCCTTTGACATGTTTGGGAGGACATAATGAAGACATTCGTTAAGACACTGGCCGTCACCGCCGTTGCTGCCGCGACGCTGGCCGGTGGCACGGTGGCCTCTGCCGAGGGCGAGAAATACGTGCTCGTGAGCCACGCGCCGGATTCCGACACCTGGTGGAACACCATCAAGAACGGCATCGCGCTGGCCGGGGAGCAGGTGGGCGTCGAGGTCGAGTACCGCAACCCGCCGACGGGCGACATCGCCGACATGGCGCGCATCATCGAGCAGGCCGCCGCCTCGCAGCCCGATGGCATCATCACGACGCT
The sequence above is drawn from the Pseudoruegeria sp. SHC-113 genome and encodes:
- a CDS encoding LacI family DNA-binding transcriptional regulator; the encoded protein is MAVTLKDVAEKAGVSRSAVSRTFTEGASVSARTRAKVEKAASELGYSPNALASSLTTGRTKLIGLVSDNFHNPIFLEVFDRFTRGLQERGLRPLLVNLSNETDPETSIRMLRQYSVDGVIVASSTLPPSFAEGFKTAGVPVVHSFGRFSTSPNVHVVGIDNVACGRMAAETLMARGYKRVAFLGGPETATSTQDRARGFFGALREHPEVEVSMSYASAYSFDAGRVEMIKRLMEDPAEAYFCGDDVLSIGALSAIRESGLRVPQDVGVIGLNDMEMAGWQNIDLTTIRQPIAEIIGASIELVVGTIERPDRHPETRLFPCRVVERGTLRQLVI